Proteins from a genomic interval of Paenibacillus sp. FSL R5-0623:
- the recA gene encoding recombinase RecA: protein MSDRRAALDMALRQIEKQFGKGSIMKLGESTHMNVEIIPSGSLALDIALGTGGLPKGRIVEIYGPESSGKTTVALHAIAEVQRAGGQAAFIDAEHALDPQYASKLGVNIDELLLSQPDTGEQGLEIAEALVRSGAVDIVVIDSVAALVPKAEIEGEMGDSHVGLQARLMSQALRKLSGAISKSKTIAIFINQLREKVGVMFGNPETTPGGRALKFYSTVRLDVRRIESIKSGNDMIGNRTRIKVVKNKVAPPFKQAEVDIMYGEGISREGSIIDIGTELDIVNKSGAWYSYEGERLGQGRENAKQFMKEHKDIADIIEQKIRVASNLVTAVPAPTSEEQQKEAAEEQELFEINE from the coding sequence TTGTCAGACCGTCGTGCCGCGCTTGATATGGCGCTCCGTCAAATAGAGAAGCAATTTGGTAAAGGATCCATCATGAAACTGGGTGAGTCCACTCATATGAATGTGGAAATTATTCCCAGTGGTTCCTTGGCTTTGGATATTGCATTAGGAACAGGCGGCTTGCCTAAAGGCCGTATTGTTGAAATATATGGACCCGAATCCTCTGGTAAAACAACCGTAGCATTGCATGCTATCGCTGAAGTACAAAGAGCGGGTGGACAAGCTGCATTTATCGATGCAGAGCATGCTCTTGACCCACAATACGCAAGCAAACTTGGTGTTAATATTGATGAATTGCTTCTGTCTCAGCCAGATACGGGTGAGCAAGGGCTGGAAATTGCAGAAGCTCTTGTACGCAGTGGTGCAGTAGATATTGTCGTTATTGACTCTGTAGCCGCATTGGTTCCAAAAGCAGAGATTGAAGGCGAAATGGGTGATTCACACGTTGGTTTGCAAGCGCGTTTGATGTCTCAGGCGCTGCGTAAACTGTCTGGTGCAATCAGCAAATCCAAAACAATCGCAATCTTCATTAACCAGCTTCGTGAGAAAGTCGGCGTTATGTTTGGTAACCCGGAAACAACACCTGGTGGTCGTGCTCTGAAGTTTTATTCCACAGTACGTCTGGATGTGCGTCGTATTGAGAGTATCAAATCAGGCAATGACATGATTGGTAACCGTACTCGTATTAAAGTTGTTAAAAACAAAGTGGCACCTCCGTTTAAACAAGCGGAAGTGGATATCATGTATGGCGAGGGTATTTCGAGAGAAGGCAGTATCATTGACATTGGTACAGAGCTGGACATCGTTAATAAAAGTGGTGCATGGTACTCCTACGAAGGCGAGCGTTTAGGACAAGGCCGTGAGAACGCAAAGCAGTTCATGAAAGAGCATAAAGATATTGCTGACATCATTGAACAAAAAATTCGTGTAGCCAGTAACTTGGTTACTGCAGTTCCTGCGCCAACGAGTGAAGAGCAACAAAAAGAAGCAGCAGAAGAACAAGAATTGTTTGAAATCAACGAGTAA